Part of the Jatrophihabitans sp. GAS493 genome, GAGACGGACGATCGCATAGGCCAGGGTGGCCGGCGGGATGCTGAAGTGCAGGTCGTCCTTCTCGATCTCCAACTCGAGGAGGTTGCGAGTCACCGTGATGAAGCCGCGCTGGATCTGACCGGTCGGGCCGGTGAGGATGCGCATCGCCGCCTGCGGCTCCTCGTCGATGAAGCGCCGGATCTGCGGGGTGCCCTGGTAGCGGCGCACAACAGTGCCGATGGCGGCGTTGAGGCGCTCCAGGCCGGTCAGCTCGGCGGTCTCCTCCAGCACCAGCGCGTAGCTCATCCGGGAGCGCCACCAGATCGCCTGGCCGAGGAGATTGTCCCGGTCGCCGGCCTGGCGGTAGAGCGTAGAGCGTGAGACACCGAGGGTCTGGGCCAGCGAACCCATGTCG contains:
- a CDS encoding QsdR family transcriptional regulator, producing the protein MASATPTFGHSTRWAAKLQADSVRAAERCPDVARVLPGGVSAPSNIREAALSAALRDFDELRRLDMGSLAQTLGVSRSTLYRQAGDRDNLLGQAIWWRSRMSYALVLEETAELTGLERLNAAIGTVVRRYQGTPQIRRFIDEEPQAAMRILTGPTGQIQRGFITVTRNLLELEIEKDDLHFSIPPATLAYAIVRLIESFMYSDVLAVRDPDIEVGIEVVRSLLAGALTPRQT